One genomic region from Anaerolineae bacterium encodes:
- a CDS encoding polyphosphate kinase 2 family protein: protein MSVVKVKPGQKVKLKEIDPDDTGALKNKEAAEEILGHNINRIAEWQPMLYADGRQALLIVLQAMDAGGKDGTIRKIMSGINPQGVQVTSFKKPTEEELAHDFLWRIHKVVPPPGMIGIFNRSHYEDVLVVRVHNLVPQKVWRKRYAHINNFERLLADSGVTILKFYLHISKAEQKERLAARLEQPHKRWKFNPTDLAERKLWDDYMRAFETAFEQCSTKQAPWYIVPANKKWYRNVAISTVILKTLAGMNLKYPESAVDLDHIEIE, encoded by the coding sequence ATGTCCGTTGTCAAAGTAAAACCGGGCCAAAAGGTCAAGCTGAAAGAGATTGATCCCGACGATACCGGCGCCCTAAAAAACAAAGAAGCCGCCGAAGAAATCCTGGGCCACAATATCAACCGTATCGCCGAGTGGCAACCTATGCTTTACGCCGATGGCCGGCAAGCGTTGCTCATTGTGCTGCAAGCAATGGACGCCGGGGGTAAAGATGGCACCATCCGCAAAATTATGAGCGGCATCAATCCGCAGGGCGTGCAGGTGACCAGTTTTAAAAAGCCCACCGAGGAGGAACTGGCTCACGATTTTTTGTGGCGCATTCATAAAGTGGTTCCGCCGCCGGGAATGATTGGCATTTTTAACCGCTCCCATTATGAGGACGTGTTGGTGGTCCGGGTGCATAATCTTGTCCCCCAAAAAGTATGGCGGAAACGTTACGCCCACATCAATAATTTTGAACGGCTGCTGGCCGACAGCGGGGTGACCATCCTGAAATTCTACTTGCACATCTCTAAAGCGGAGCAAAAAGAGCGCCTGGCCGCTCGATTGGAGCAGCCACACAAACGTTGGAAATTCAACCCCACCGACCTGGCTGAACGCAAGCTTTGGGATGATTATATGCGGGCTTTTGAAACTGCTTTTGAACAATGCAGCACCAAGCAGGCTCCCTGGTATATTGTGCCGGCCAACAAAAAATGGTATCGGAATGTGGCCATCTCTACCGTGATTCTCAAAACGCTCGCTGGCATGAACCTGAAATATCCTGAATCTGCCGTAGACCTGGACCATATTGAAATTGAGTGA